The Sporosarcina ureae genomic sequence TTCAATGCGCTAGCATCTACAGTGAATCGTTTACGAAGGTTTAACTGATCTTGGCAGTAATTCATCATGATGCGAATGAGCCACGTCTTGAGATAGCTCGGTTCTTTCACTGTGCGAATCTTTTTATACGCGCGATAGGTTACTTCCTGCAGCGCTTCGATCGCATCGTTTTCATTTCGCAGAAAAGCCAAGGCTGTCCGCAGAAGCGATTCCTTATGCAGTTGCATCACTGCCAGAAACGCGTCGTCATCGCCGACGATTGCCTTTCTATGCAACTCTTTTACATTCATCTCC encodes the following:
- a CDS encoding RNA polymerase sigma factor — protein: MEMNVKELHRKAIVGDDDAFLAVMQLHKESLLRTALAFLRNENDAIEALQEVTYRAYKKIRTVKEPSYLKTWLIRIMMNYCQDQLNLRKRFTVDASALKTVSAEDISYLEMREALATLSDEEQRLIYLKYFQESKIKDIAQSENIPEGTVKSRLHKTMRTLRSYFEDIGGSDHV